One stretch of Cohnella algarum DNA includes these proteins:
- a CDS encoding flagellar hook-length control protein FliK: MAMNVNLFPTVTGTANSAGGSGASQGSGSGKATNAGGFAGALVEAIGGEPAIESGTQAMPISAALLFGTLTEAADSSDPSGEKAEGEVDASALLSLLGELIAKLQASLQGDQAESDSEQHQENADLLAAIQAFLVQLQPAATVDPDASGIPLNGQAGEAEIAALPDDVLSALLVRSEQLSKQLDGKNVTPGTAAQFADQVMKAAAMLSQADAAKNAVVAGPAQDVLPDVPGTPETAQEQPGKTAPSLSDANSAKAASVADGIKSAVESPETALQRQPVAEAANPPETGRKVAAFREPFVMWNWAAEADAELPDSNAAIVSGATEAGQADNEANSFALPLFNGASGAVKEAAVQPSVPTQVPVQQFAREIGGFLVKQFVLLNGNGMTEAKISLHPEHLGHVDVRIVMQDGQMTAQFVAQNESAKELIENQLGLLRTSLLNQDIRVERIEVTVQHAELQDPAAYQEQERRESNSGRDSGGSAGTGGDASLEDAGEFEEELNRSSGLREAGYGSSLNVTA; this comes from the coding sequence ATGGCTATGAACGTTAATTTATTTCCGACCGTGACCGGGACTGCGAATTCGGCAGGCGGAAGCGGGGCATCGCAAGGAAGCGGATCGGGCAAGGCGACGAACGCCGGCGGATTCGCGGGAGCGCTTGTCGAAGCGATCGGCGGCGAACCGGCGATCGAATCCGGAACTCAGGCGATGCCGATTAGCGCGGCTTTGCTGTTCGGGACGCTGACCGAAGCGGCCGATTCGTCCGATCCGTCGGGAGAGAAGGCGGAAGGCGAAGTCGATGCATCCGCTTTGCTTTCGCTTCTGGGAGAGCTTATCGCGAAATTGCAAGCGTCGCTTCAAGGCGATCAAGCGGAGAGCGATAGCGAGCAACATCAGGAAAACGCCGATTTGCTGGCGGCGATCCAGGCGTTTCTCGTACAGTTGCAGCCCGCGGCGACGGTCGATCCCGACGCTTCCGGAATTCCGCTGAACGGACAGGCTGGCGAAGCCGAAATTGCAGCGCTTCCGGATGACGTGCTGTCGGCATTGCTTGTCCGGTCGGAACAATTGTCGAAGCAGCTCGACGGAAAAAACGTTACGCCGGGGACGGCCGCGCAGTTTGCGGACCAAGTGATGAAGGCGGCGGCTATGTTGTCGCAAGCGGACGCCGCGAAGAACGCGGTTGTCGCGGGCCCTGCCCAGGATGTTTTGCCGGACGTTCCGGGTACGCCGGAAACGGCGCAGGAGCAACCGGGCAAAACGGCGCCTTCTTTATCGGACGCAAATTCGGCGAAAGCAGCGAGCGTCGCCGACGGCATCAAGTCCGCAGTCGAATCGCCGGAAACGGCATTGCAGCGGCAACCAGTCGCCGAGGCGGCGAATCCGCCGGAAACGGGGCGCAAAGTCGCGGCATTCCGCGAGCCGTTTGTGATGTGGAATTGGGCCGCCGAAGCGGACGCCGAATTGCCGGATTCGAACGCGGCGATCGTAAGCGGCGCGACCGAAGCCGGGCAAGCGGACAATGAAGCGAATTCGTTTGCGTTGCCGCTGTTCAACGGGGCTTCCGGCGCGGTAAAAGAAGCCGCCGTGCAGCCAAGCGTTCCGACCCAGGTGCCCGTTCAGCAGTTTGCCCGCGAAATCGGAGGCTTCCTCGTCAAGCAATTCGTCCTGCTCAACGGCAACGGAATGACCGAAGCGAAAATTTCGCTGCATCCCGAGCATTTGGGACATGTCGACGTCCGGATCGTCATGCAGGATGGGCAAATGACGGCGCAGTTCGTCGCTCAGAACGAGTCGGCCAAAGAGCTGATCGAAAATCAGCTGGGCTTGCTTCGCACCTCGTTGCTGAATCAGGATATTCGGGTCGAGCGCATCGAAGTCACGGTGCAGCACGCGGAATTGCAGGATCCGGCAGCGTACCAGGAGCAAGAGCGCCGCGAATCGAACTCGGGCCGCGATAGCGGCGGTTCCGCCGGGACCGGCGGGGACGCTTCCCTTGAAGACGCAGGCGAATTCGAAGAGGAACTTAATCGTTCGAGCGGTTTAAGGGAGGCCGGCTACGGCAGCTCGCTGAACGTGACCGCATAA